The DNA segment gaagaaaaagaagaagaaaaagaaaaaaaaggaatcagcatataaatcatacacataaatataattattatatatatatatatatatatatatatatatatatatatttttattttttatgttgATCCTTTATAGTGTAAtagtatattatttttttatttttttttttgtataaacataaacattaaaacaaaaaacaaaaaaaaaaaaattcataaaagtgtacatatatatatatatatatatatatatatatatatgtatatgtgtGTGTGCTCTCTTATTTTTGGTAAAATATGATCAATATGATATAGTaagaatgaaaaaaaaaaaaaagaaatgcatttatatattatattatacacGTATGgagaattataaaaaaattattcttaGGCGAAAgttacataatatatatatatatatatatatatatatatatatgtattttttttttttttattttatttttttatcattctTCACAGAAATATTCCTCCACGTTAATGTCATAATCATTTTCTACTTCTGATTGAAGCTCATTTTGTAATTTATcatttgattttttttcattaagatttaatattttatataattcttcttgtaatttatttccttcttcttcttcttgtttatttttttttttttctttttcttcttcttcatcatcatcattatcattatcattatccttatcatcttcttcttttatgGTTCTCCATgcctttttatttttgttcatataaCCACCATCATGATTTGATAAAAGGAAATTATCTTTCTCACgtttaacaaaaaaattgttatttaataaatcttGATCTTCTGAAATATCAGAGGATTTCTCactattaaaataattatcatcattaatTTGTTGAGCTTCTTTTTCCCAATAATGGCAATGTTTATTTGtacaaacatatattagCGCCATGGGATTATAACTTATCTTTTCAG comes from the Plasmodium reichenowi strain SY57 chromosome Unknown, whole genome shotgun sequence genome and includes:
- a CDS encoding DNA-directed RNA polymerase 2, putative translates to EDIYIHPETKNDPALGRVRDWVCKQCGNNEAVFLQLAEKISYNPMALIYVCTNKHCHYWEKEAQQINDDNYFNSEKSSDISEDQDLLNNNFFVKREKDNFLLSNHDGGYMNKNKKAWRTIKEEDDKDNDNDNDDDEEEEKEKKKNKQEEEEGNKLQEELYKILNLNEKKSNDKLQNELQSEVENDYDINVEEYFCEE